A stretch of Triticum aestivum cultivar Chinese Spring chromosome 1D, IWGSC CS RefSeq v2.1, whole genome shotgun sequence DNA encodes these proteins:
- the LOC123182329 gene encoding UTP--glucose-1-phosphate uridylyltransferase 3, chloroplastic, which produces MASPSRPALPPHLRLLSPRQLPPLRPPRRRGARSRVLSALPSPSPSPPSQQRVSTASLEHGPGPGPSAAEQQPRPHDQALAAEVARLSAARARLRAARTLGDKLRALDAEPRVAAFFGDASSRGVLGGLRPREAYLLKCLVAAGQDHVLGAELGWAGAGGHERHRNGGGGGSALREALYSLADLVGRWSEEGAADDEAGSGETELLLGRLLKFLGDIEEFYDCVGGIIGYQIMALELLSVSKSKDSKHRHSKDKFVDFHVPTGLNLLEDTEYASQAALWGIEGLPELGEIYPIGGAGDRLGLMDSDTGESLPAALLPYCGRSLLEGLMRDLQAREFLHFKIFGKQCITPVAVMTSSVKNNHEHIVAICERLEWFGRGRENFRLFEQPLVPVVNAEDGKWLISESLLPVGKPGGHGAIWKLACDRGVFEWLYRHGRKGATVRQVSNVVAATDLTLMALAGIGLRHNKKLGFASCERRPGATEGVNVLIEKQNLDGLWEYGITCIEYTEFEKYGISEPTATNGSLQASYPANTNILYVDLQAAQEVGSRKNASCLPGIVLNLKKAVSYVDHLGFECSAAGGRLECTMQNIADNFMNTYSYRCSKGIESELDTFIVYNERKKVTSSAKRKLKSEDRSLHQTPEGSLLDIMRNAHDLLSSCSIEVPEVKDNNEYLHSGLPFIIFLHPALGPFWDIVKQKFIGGSISKGSELQIEVAEFLWQDVELDGSLIILADNIMGSTKRNTDGEQVLHYGARYGRCKLQNVKIVNEGISWDSPSNVYWQHHVERSESLKIILHGNAEFEAKDVVLKGNHMFEVPDGHRMCIIQDEAGFTVKLDPISKEMMDSGTWYWEYTLDGAHVKLNMVDLCGDGTNCRFLIH; this is translated from the exons ATGGCCTCCCCCTCCCGCCCGGCGCTCCCTCCCCACCTCCGCCTCCTCTCGCCGCGCCAGCTCCCGCCTCTCCGCCCGCCTCGACGTCGCGGCGCGCGCAGCCGCGTCCTCTCCGCGCTCccctccccgtccccgtccccgcccTCGCAGCAGCGCGTCTCCACCGCCTCGCTCGAGCACGGTCCCGGGCCCGGCCCCTCCGCTGCCGAGCAGCAGCCGCGGCCACACGACCAGGCGCTCGCCGCGGAGGTCGCGCGGCTCTCCGCGGCCCGCGCGCGCCTCCGCGCGGCGCGCACCCTCGGCGACAAGCTCCGCGCGCTCGACGCCGAGCCCCGCGTCGCGGCCTTCTTCGGCGACGCGTCCAGCCGCGGGGTCCTGGGCGGCCTCCGGCCCCGGGAGGCGTACCTGCTCAAATGCCTCGTCGCGGCCGGCCAGGACCACGTGCTCGGCGCGGAGCTCGGCtgggccggcgccggcggccacgaGCGCCACCGCAATGGGGGCGGTGGCGGGAGCGCGCTGAGGGAGGCGCTGTACAGCCTGGCCGATCTGGTCGGGAGGTGGAGCGAGGAGGGAGCGGCGGACGACGAGGCTGGGAGCGGGGAGACGGAGCTGCTGCTCGGACGGCTGCTCAAGTTTCTCGGAGACATCGAGGAGTTCTACGACTGCGTTGGAGGCATCATCGG CTACCAAATTATGGCGTTGGAGCTGCTCTCGGTCTCCAAGTCCAAGGACAGCAAGCACCGGCATAGCAAAGACAAGTTTGTCGACTTCCATGTTCCCACCGGACTTAATCTATTGGAGGATACAGAATATGCATCTCAAGCTGCCCTGTGGGGAATCGAG ggtttgccagaACTTGGTGAAATTTATCCAATTGGTGGTGCCGGTGACCGTCTTGGTTTAATGGACTCAGATACCGGTGAATCCCTTCCTGCCGCATTGCTTCCTTACTGTGGAAGATCTCTATTGGAAGGACTGATGCGTGATCTGCAG GCTAGAGAGTTTCTCCATTTTAAGATCTTTGGGAAACAATGTATAACCCCTGTGGCGGTCATGACAAGCTCTGTGAAGAATAACCATGAACATATAGTTGCCATCTGTGAAAGACTTGAATGGTTTGGTAGAGGCCGTGAGAACTTCCGCTTGTTTGAACAG CCTTTGGTGCCTGTAGTAAATGCTGAAGATGGCAAATGGTTAATCAGCGAGTCACTTCTCCCTGTGGGTAAACCCGGTGGTCATGGCGCTATTTGGAAGCTTGCTTGCGATCGAGGTGTATTTGAATGGCTTTATCGTCATGGCAGAAAAGGTGCAACTGTTCGTCAAGTCAG CAATGTTGTTGCTGCAACTGATTTGACGCTGATGGCATTGGCTGGAATAGGCCTGCGTCACAATAAG AAATTAGGTTTTGCATCTTGTGAGCGAAGACCAGGTGCTACGGAAGGGGtgaatgttcttattgaaaaacaAAACCTTGATGGGCTCTGGGAATATGGTATCACTTGCATTGAGTACACTGAATTTGAAAAATACGGCATATCAGAACCTACAGCAACGAATGGCAG TTTGCAGGCTAGCTATCCAGCAAATACAAACATTCTATATGTTGACCTGCAAGCAGCGCAGGAAGTTGGATCACGCAAAAATGCTAGCTGCCTACCAGGAATCGTGCTAAATTTGAAGAAGGCAGTATCATATGTGGATCATCTGGGCTTTGAGTGTAG CGCTGCGGGTGGCAGGCTAGAATGCACAATGCAAAACATAGCAGATAATTTTATGAACACATATAGCTACAGGTGCAGCAAAGGAATAGAAA GTGAGCTCGACACGTTCATTGTGTACAATGAAAGGAAAAAGGTTACTTCATCAGCTAAAAGGAAGCTGAAATCAGAAGACAGATCATTGCACCAG ACTCCAGAGGGTTCACTCCTCGACATTATGCGCAATGCTCATGATCTCCTTTCTAGCTGCAGCATAGAGGTTCCAGAG GTGAAAGACAATAATGAGTACTTGCATTCCGGACTACCATTCATCATATTTCTTCATCCTGCTTTAGGACCATTTTGGGATATCGTAAAGCAAAAG TTCATAGGTGGCTCCATCTCTAAAGGTTCAGAATTGCAAATAGAGGTGGCAGAATTTCTATGGCAAGATGTTGAG CTGGATGGGAGCCTTATTATTCTAGCTGATAACATTATGGGTTCAACAAAGAGGAACACTGATGGTGAACAAGTACTACACTACGGAGCCAG GTATGGGAGATGCAAGCTGCAAAATGTTAAAATTGTGAACGAAGGGATCAGCTGGGATTCTCCCAGTAATGTCTATTGGCAGCACCATGTTGAAAGATCAGAATCTCTAAAGATTATTCTTCATGGAAATGCAGAATTTGAGGCGAAAGATGTCGTCTTGAAG GGTAACCATATGTTTGAAGTACCCGATGGTCATAGAATGTGCATCATTCAGGACGAAGCAG GTTTTACTGTTAAGTTAGATCCTATAAGCAAGGAAATGATGGACAGCGGAACGTGGTACTGGGAGTATACGCTAGATGGTGCGCATGTGAAGTTGAATATGGTGGACCTATGTGGAGATGGTACCAACTGTAGATTCTTGATTCATTGA